In the Panthera uncia isolate 11264 chromosome B1, Puncia_PCG_1.0, whole genome shotgun sequence genome, AAACACAGAATTATTTACATaagtaggaaaataataaaagtacttaTGTTATATTTGCATGTGTTGTAACAATCCTGTGAGCTAGTAACTGGTTCCTGCCCACGTTCCAAGTCTTAGGAGGCTTTGTAGCATCACCTGATTTTCAGTCATCATTCGTGTAGGAGTCCAACAAAGCGTGCATGGTGGCTGCTTTTTAATATTATGGTTATATCTGCATTAACGGTGACAGTTATGTATTCTTACCCTTCAAACAAGAATTTTGTAAATCTCCGCTCAGATGACCAGCCTACTGTCCATAGCAACCCTAAGTTGGATCTAAGTCaatccttttccatttctgtgccAGCTGTTAGGCTACAGAAGAGGAGACACATATAATTTGTGGACTTCACACCCATGTAGCATATTTCTACTGAGGAATTCAAGGCAGTCtggatttttattccttttaatttaaaataacccTGAACTTTAAGATGGAAGAGGTAGTTTTCTTGTCTACTAAATGGAGAAGGTACCTGAGCACAGGGTACCTTACTTCATGCTATGGCTCTGTTGCTGAAAAATGATACCTAAGCTGGATGCTTGCAAATCAAGCAGGGGAGAGTGGTGATAGAGGTTGCAAGGTAAAGAGATTATATAGTGAAAATGCTAATAAAACATACTATCCCTCTATTTAAGTTTTACTTAGAAATTCAGCTTTATGTACATTTGGCCTAAGGAAATAAGACGCGTCTAAACTACATTTCTTGGACTAGAGGTGTTAGTAGAAGCTTCAGTCTGAGGCTCCTTGTCCAGGATTTTGTTGAGATGTCAGTGGCATTTGTCTGTAGAAATAAAAGCTTCTTATTCTGGCCAAcaagatttttcaaaatcagGGCATCACCTATACTTCCAATCGTATTTTTCAGGTACTgactatttttatataaataaatatataaaatatatgcattgtTAGTTCTGCAGGCCCCAATTCAGCAGATTGGCAGGTAGTATTGAAAAGCTGTGATCCCTGCACTCCTCTGGCTCTCCATCTATAAGTATGAAGTTTGGCATGTATATATGGAACATCGTTCTTCTGGAATAGGAATTATTCCATTTCTCTAAGCATTAACTGCCTGGTGTGAGCCCTTGAGTGCCCAGGTGTTCACAAACATCTGTCTTTTCATGCCCCTTGAGAATCTGCCCTGTATTTTCCTGTTGCACTCGAGCCAACTTAGAACCCATCCCTTTCCAGCCAATCTCTTCTCCCTGGTCTttggttctttcttcttctgtttctgaTTTGCCCTGATAATCTTTCTCAATTTTCTGCCTCTAAATGCATCCTAGCAACATACAGCTTcttgtttatacatttttcttgtctttaggACTTTGCTGATATTGCGCTTTTGCCTACAATGTCTTAGTCAATCAAACTTCCGCATCTTTGAAGACCCAAGTCAGATGTCAATTCTTCTAGAATCACTTCCTCAGTCCATAGCTTaggtaaattttcttcttttagtctTCCAAGGTAAACTGAATgataatttcttgtttttttagttatttagaTCAGCTTTATGTAAGAATTTCCAACATGAACAACTcttttgtaattaattaattaattaatttagagagagagtgagagagcataagagcagggtaggggcagagagaggagagagagaatcctaagcagactccacactgtcagcgcagagcctgatgtggagctccaactcgCGAACCAcaagaccctgacctgagccaaaatcgagagtcagacgcttattaaccgattgagccacccaggcatccccaacaTTAACAGTTCTTACAAAAAGCATCTGAGCACAGAACACAGAACTGCATCCAACAGCATTCTTATGGGTCGCTAGCAGACGTTAGGACTTCAACCCTTCTTTGTGACACCCCTAAGCTCCCTGGTGAACTCGACTAACAAGTACTCCTGCAAAGCACACCACAAGCTCAGTTCAAGTTCTCAGCCCGCCAGCTTCAGTTTCCGTGACGTGACCGCACTTACAGATCTGTAACAGAAAAGACCCCCTACCGCTCAGCCTTCACAGCAGTTgacaaaggggtgggggagatacCAGTATCATTTCACTTAAGACATTCAACCAACACGGGGTATCTAAGAACAAAACTCACTGAAGGTCTCCAACAGATGCGGACGTCCTTTGAATGCAAAAAACATTCGTACGTTATTTGCTATCATTGCCATCTGCACACTCTGTCACCAAAGCCATAGGATTGAGAGATAACATCTCACCAAGTTGAAAAATATCCGTTATGCATGGGCTGCATGGCTCTCTCCTGTTCTTGCTCATACTGGCCTTTGAAGCCTTGGCACCGCCATCAATCCCACACAAAGTTTCAGAAGTTCATACAGCCTTCTGGTTCCATAGCACAGCCCTGTGTTCATAGCATTGATACGACTCCGTGAAATAAAGAGTAGCGGATAAAAATGGGACGCCCGCTGTCAAAGACACAGCCTGTGCAGGGCAGTGACAGATTCTTGATTCAGAAAGCAAGTAGACAGAGATATTCCCTTGGCAGAATATTTACAGCACTATTTGCAATGAAGAGCTTCCTCCACAAACATTTGAAATGCGATGAActgcaaagattaaatgaaggCTTCATATCGTACTTTTGCATATGAAGGGAGACAagtgtgaaaaaaacaaaagaactaaacACGGTGACAGCGTGATCGCcaaaaaagattttcttaaggaaaaagtCTATATGGTGGGGTTCAAAgtaaaacaaggagaaaataatgTAGTTCTAATCAGTGGTTTCCATTTTGAACATGCGAAGAATTCACTTAACAAGCACAGGGATAAAATATTATAGgagaaacctttttttaaaaaaattttaaaaagttttttcttaatatatatatatatattttttgagagcgcgcgcgagagagaggcaggcagagggagagggagacacagaatcctaagcaggttccaggctctgagctgtcagcacagagtcagacacagggctagaactcacaaaccaggagatcatgagccagagtcagacacttaactgactgagccacccaggggcccctagaggAGAAACCTTTTGATATCAATTACAGTGTGTTGGTTCTTACCAATCGGGCAAATAGCAATTCACTTGTAAACATTCAATATTTCTACCTTTTGTAACAACACTTCTAAAAGTCCTTtagcttttcctctttttctacagaaaaaggtaaaaaaaaaaaaaatactcctgaaTATACTCCACACTGAACAAACCAATTTTGAGAAGTCTTGGTACATCTGTATTTTACATTATGCTTAACATATGTTTGGAAAAATTTGAATTCCCGCCAGCCTATACCAACCCCACTGTCTACATTCCTCAGCCAGAAGATTTAGAATCCACACTTGAGCCAAAGCATCCACTGGAACCGCTGCCTGACTTTGCATGTAATGCAGAGCCCCAGCCAGTTGCTGCACCTGAATGAGAATTGCTTAGAGGAGTTATTTTCAGAACCAAAGGCCTGACTTGGCTCCCTCTGCATGTTACCCTGGATTCGGTTCTTACCCGATGGGCCTGAACTGGGGACGAACATGCCCATCATACCCTAGCAGCTCTGCGGTGCTGCTGGGGCTGCAGCGCCACTGCTGGATTAATGCTAGAAGCGCCAGAGTTCATCCTTGCACCCATATTCCTACCTTCATCGTTtcccaagccagctccacccCCTCTCCTGTTACCACATCCACCCTGATTCCCAAAGCCCCCTGGATTGCCACCAGATCTTCCACTTTTAACTGTCCGTTGCTGTTGTGCTTAAGTTCAGCATCGGTTATGTGGACACCGGGTCCTTTAATGATCAAGTCCCCTCCACAAAGAGACTGGGCCACCTGATCATCTGCCAATGTGGCAAAGGCAAAAGCCCCGAACGGTTTGGGAGTGAAGACACCGACCACCTCCCCGTACTGGCTGAAGAACTGCCGCAGCTCCTCAGCAGTCATGTCCCCTCACGACGTCCATCAGACACCTTCCTGCTTCTCAAAGCCTTCCGTGGGCTTTACTTAGAATTAGGAAGTTTATAGTGAcaccttcatccatccatcatgtgTCTCTGTGGCATTATTTTCACCTAGGTTTTATATTCcgaaaaatgaacaaagccaaACCCCTTTGAATGGCTAGTTTTAATGTCTTTCTTGACTTGAACCATAAGAACTTCTCCAAAGGcactaaaatattcttttagatCCTGTTCAGTTGTTTTTCATGGGAGGCCCAACTTTATTAAGTTAGACCTTGTCTGGACAGCTCTTTTCACTTGCCCTGCTGATAAAGCATCTGTCTCatccatttttctcttgttatctTTGGGATCGTTGACAACATATACCAGATTCCCCCAGCCAGTACCGGGCCAGGCAGAATTTCTTCTACCAGCTGGACACCTCTCATCCACTGAGACGCTGGATTGCTGTAGCATGGTCCACATGCCCCTGGAAACTGGGCTGTAACCATGGAAAGCAGCAATGTCTCATTGTCTTCTGATGGTATTTCAACAGGCTCATCATTCTCATCTGCGGTTACCCGAATATATTATTTGGGTACAACGTATTTTTCCACTAGGCCGCTGCTAGGAATTCTGGCAAGGAATCCAAAGCAACAAGGGATCCAAGAGCAGTCCAGCTACCCCTGGGCTAGGTAGGAAATCCTACCGTAATTTCCTGTTTgtatatagatttctttttaaataattgttttaatgtgtatttatttttgagagagagagagaaagagagaacaagtaggaaagaagaagagagagaggaaccacagaatcggaagcaggcttcaggctccaagctgtcagcacagagcccaacgtggggctcgaactcatgaactgtgagatcgacctgagctgaggttggatgcttaactgactgagccacccaggtgcccctatatactTCTAATAAGATTCTGTTTCAGTCCCATCCCATTCCCACCCTACTAGCCTGTGAAATACCTCAAGATAAGAGCCAAAGCATTCATCTTTGTATGACTAATACTCTAAGATATTGTTAGAGTTTCAGTAAATGTCCCCTGGATGACTGAATGCTCCTTGGATTCCTAGTCACTAGCTGGGGTCTTTATCAGCCTGGAAAATGTTTTCTGGAATCATGACTCTTTCTCATTGGCTATGAGTCTTTACCATGGACTCTCCCCTCAAATCAGACAATGCAGAATGGGGCCACATTAGAGAAGATCCAGCTTCACCATTTCCTCATGAATGTTATGGTATGCCAGGACCTTTGAAGAGGGGGGTTGGGGTTACTAGGAGAGAGTTTCCTTTGGCTTGTCTCTGTGGTCTGTATCCACTCATTTCTGTATGAGGCCCATTTTTGGGTACCCAGCAGATCCTGATGTCAGAGACATGTAAATTCTAAGATAAACTGTTCCCTCCAGATGCCATACATGTTCTGATCTTTATGCCCCCTTTTATATTATATCTTTCTGGCATGCTCTCCACCAACTTCTCTGTTTAACCAAACCCTACAAATCCAAATTTTATTTCAGGCTCTATCTCCTTTGTGAAGTATCTTTAAGCTTATATTAATCCCCTCTCCTTTGTACTCCTTTTGGTTTCTAGAATCCCAAACTTGTTCTCATCTTTCCTTTGTGTTGTTAGTTTCTACATACCTGTGCTGTCTTCTCAATAGGATTATCACCTTCTCCAAGGTGAGTGTTTTAACTTGGGAATGCCTAAATTTAGAACATGTGGGAACCTCAGTGACAGACCACAAGAGGGCAGGGGTTGGGAATGGCAGAATCAGGTCAGagatagtggggggggggggagttgacCTGTCTACAGAGGTTGGGCTCTCAGGGGCCTCGGGGTTGGCCAGTGTTCTAAGTCCCAGAGATATGGGGAGGTCAGTGATGGTTTGTGCCAATGTTGGGATCTAGGAGTTCAATCTGCTGTGTGGAGTGGGGCAATGTGAGGGACCCTGGGCAGCGGGATTTTATTGTGGCCTCAGTTAAACAATGCTCTCCTGTTAGGAAGCCAGTCAGGCTGTAGGAGCAGGGAAGACTCTGGCAAAATCTAGGTAGAGTGGGAAGAAAGACTCCCAGATCAGTAGGAAACGGGGTTGGTCTAGTAAGTTGAGACAGAAGCCCAAACAACATGATGGAGGTGAGGaaatggtgggaggagggggagcaaaggagagaagaggaggaagggagataaGGAAGGGGAAATGAGGAGTATGTAGAGAGGCTAGCAgtgtgagagaagagaaaggagaactagttgaagaggagagaagagaaagagaagaaaaggcaaataaaagtaaaagagaggaaagagggaagaagagaaacaagattagaaaaggagaagctaagagaagagaaggaaatggggaggCTTATCCCTGCACACCACCTGCCTGAATACAGTCCAACCCAACAGTCATGCTAAGAGGGTGGGTCAAGTTGCATTCTATCTCTGTAAAATCACTATCAACCTTTACCTCCCAAATAGCGACTTGGATGTGGACAACTGccgtttttctctctttttttgtagagCGTGAATAAAAGCTTTTAAGAAAATTTGGCTGCATTTAATTTGCATTCTATATACCTTCTCCACTGTGtgtacattattttcattaagtGTACGTTGCATATATTGTACACGTATTCCTCATTGGGCACAAATGTGGCATGATTGCTATACAAACACAGCTTTGAAACTGATTTTCTGACTAACTCACTATACCAGCTGCTTCTAGCTTAACCACACTGTGACCAATAAGCTTTAACTCCTGTGTGCCGTTCTGAGTCTGCCTCAGTCACAACCAACTTGTAGGTTAGAGGCTGCTGATGCACTCCCTGGCCCCTTTAGAACTGGCTCATCACTGAACAGTGACTAGATGACTGAGAAATGTGGTCACAATGCAGTTTTGACAGCCAAGTAAGAGCAGCATCAAGAGTCATTCATTCCCAGCACCCTCGCATGTTAGGTAGGAAATAGATCAATGCAAGTAAAATAATACTTGCATGCAACATGAGGCTGCCGGGAGGAATGAAGGACATGCCCTTACAGCAGTAACTCGCACAAAGCATCCGATATCATCTACTAtacttttatttgtattgttATTGCTTTTGTGCTTACATTTCAACATGCAATATCTGGCCTGATCTTTACAGATGCTCGTAGGGCTGACAGAGCAGGCATTCGAGCCTTGTTATACTACTGGGGAAGTGgagtttggctcaggtgatgCAGATACCCAAGGGGCCCCAGAAGTCCTCAGCTGCCTAGTGGAGTGCTCTTTGTACTCTTATGAGCTACAACCCCTTAGACCGGCcaaagaaaaatgattatttctatATCATTTCTAAATGGCCACAAAATAACATATGGTATGCCCTGACAACCCTCCAGTAAATGACTCTGTGTTGCTGTATATTGCttgatatactttaaaaatttttagtttcagctggggt is a window encoding:
- the LOC125923968 gene encoding TAR DNA-binding protein 43-like; this encodes MTAEELRQFFSQYGEVVGVFTPKPFGAFAFATLADDQVAQSLCGGDLIIKGPGVHITDAELKHNSNGQLKVEDLVAIQGALGIRVDVVTGEGVELAWETMKVGIWVQG